A part of Prolixibacteraceae bacterium genomic DNA contains:
- a CDS encoding RNA pseudouridine synthase, producing MYPILFEDNHLIAVNKPSGAIVQGDQTGDSPMTDVVKAFIKKRDNKPGNVYLGLPHRLDRPTSGVLLLSKTSKALTRLNKMFQSKSDMQKTYWVVVDKKPEVSTQRLEHFMVRNTKQNKSYAYLKDRPEAKKAALTYRYLGSSTKYHLLEVDLHTGRHHQIRAQLAAIGLHIKGDLKYGASRSNPDGGIHLHARNLSFMHPVTKEAVNIVATPPDDAVWNFFAKNY from the coding sequence ATGTATCCAATTCTATTTGAAGACAATCATCTGATTGCAGTCAACAAACCTTCGGGTGCCATAGTACAAGGAGACCAAACGGGCGATTCTCCGATGACGGATGTGGTTAAAGCTTTTATCAAGAAACGAGACAATAAACCTGGTAATGTCTACCTTGGTTTGCCGCATCGTTTAGACCGTCCTACTTCTGGTGTCCTGTTATTATCCAAAACATCCAAAGCATTGACACGCCTTAATAAGATGTTCCAGAGTAAGTCAGATATGCAGAAGACTTATTGGGTGGTTGTAGATAAGAAGCCTGAAGTATCTACCCAAAGGCTAGAGCATTTTATGGTACGTAACACCAAGCAGAACAAGTCCTATGCCTATTTAAAAGATCGTCCAGAAGCAAAGAAGGCAGCGCTAACGTATCGCTATTTAGGATCATCTACTAAGTACCACCTACTTGAAGTGGATCTACATACAGGACGACATCATCAGATTAGAGCACAACTGGCAGCCATTGGATTACATATTAAAGGAGATCTAAAATATGGCGCTTCTCGTTCTAATCCCGATGGAGGAATACACTTACATGCACGCAACCTTTCATTTATGCACCCGGTAACAAAAGAGGCTGTGAATATTGTGGCTACACCACCTGATGATGCCGTATGGAACTTCTTTGCTAAGAATTATTAG
- the panB gene encoding 3-methyl-2-oxobutanoate hydroxymethyltransferase — MSVHREVKKVTTHVLSEMKLKGEKIAMLTAYDYSIAKLVDQAGIDVILVGDSASNVMAGNETTLPITLDQMIYHGSSVVKAVNRAHVVVDLPFGSYQGNSKEALSSAIRIMKETHADSVKMEGGEEVIESVKRILCAGIPVMGHLGLMPQSIHKYGTYTVRAKQDEEAEKLIDDARLLEEAGCYALVLEKIPASLAAKVASKVKIPVIGIGAGSEVDGQVLVVHDMLGITQEFSPRFLRRYHNLGAEIIGAVGNYVSDVKSVDFPNEREQY; from the coding sequence ATGTCTGTACATAGAGAGGTAAAAAAGGTTACAACCCACGTGCTTTCAGAGATGAAGCTTAAAGGGGAAAAGATTGCAATGCTAACCGCATATGATTATAGTATTGCAAAATTGGTTGATCAAGCTGGTATCGATGTCATTTTGGTTGGGGACTCTGCATCAAACGTAATGGCGGGTAACGAAACGACACTACCTATCACTCTTGATCAAATGATCTACCACGGAAGCTCTGTTGTTAAAGCAGTGAACCGTGCACATGTCGTAGTGGATCTTCCTTTTGGTTCTTACCAAGGAAACTCTAAAGAGGCGCTTTCATCTGCTATTCGTATTATGAAAGAGACGCATGCCGACTCTGTAAAGATGGAAGGTGGAGAAGAGGTTATAGAATCTGTAAAGCGTATTTTGTGTGCTGGTATTCCTGTAATGGGTCACTTAGGTCTGATGCCTCAGTCGATTCATAAGTATGGAACATATACGGTGCGTGCTAAACAGGATGAAGAAGCTGAAAAGCTAATTGATGATGCAAGACTTCTTGAAGAGGCAGGTTGTTATGCTTTGGTTTTAGAGAAAATTCCTGCAAGTTTGGCAGCTAAAGTAGCGAGTAAAGTGAAGATTCCTGTGATTGGTATTGGTGCTGGTAGTGAAGTAGATGGACAAGTATTGGTAGTACACGATATGTTGGGTATTACACAAGAGTTCTCTCCTCGTTTCTTACGTCGTTATCACAATCTTGGAGCTGAGATCATCGGAGCGGTTGGAAACTATGTTTCTGATGTAAAGTCTGTTGATTTCCCTAATGAAAGAGAACAGTATTAA
- the dnaK gene encoding molecular chaperone DnaK, producing MGKIIGIDLGTTNSCVSVMEGNEPVVIINNEGKRTTPSVVAFVENGERKIGDPAKRQAITNPEKTIFSIKRFMGETFDQVAKEIKRVPYHVVKGENNTPRVQIDDRKYSPQEISAITLQKMKKTAEDYLGQEVSEAVITVPAYFNDAQRQATKEAGEIAGLKVRRIINEPTAAALAYGLDKKDEDMKIAVFDLGGGTFDVSILELGDGVFEVKSTDGDTHLGGDDFDDVIINWLADEFQKDKGVDLRKDPMAHQRLKEAAEKAKIELSSGTSTEINLPYIFQLDNMPQHLVKTLTRAQFEQLADDLIRRTLVPCENALKNAGLSSSDIDEVILVGGSTRIPAIVDKVKAFFGKSPSKGVNPDEVVAVGAAIQGGVLTGEVKDVLLLDVTPLSLGIETMGSVMTKLIEANTTIPTKKSQVFSTAADNQPAVDIHVLQGERSMATDNKTIGRFQLADIPPARRGEPQIEVTFDIDANGILHVSAKDKATGKEQSIKIEASSGLSDEEIQRMKDEAEANAESDKLAKEKIDKINQADSMIFQTEKQLKEFGDKLPADKKAPIEAALEKLKEAHKAEDVPAIDAATEELNTVFQAASQEMYNAGAGQESQGGAQQQAQPNQGGKDDEVTDVDFEEVK from the coding sequence ATGGGAAAGATTATTGGTATTGACTTAGGAACAACAAACTCGTGTGTTTCTGTAATGGAAGGAAATGAACCAGTTGTAATCATTAACAACGAAGGTAAAAGAACTACTCCTTCTGTAGTCGCTTTTGTAGAAAATGGTGAAAGAAAAATTGGTGATCCAGCAAAACGTCAAGCAATCACTAATCCAGAAAAAACTATCTTCTCTATCAAACGTTTCATGGGTGAAACTTTCGATCAAGTAGCGAAAGAGATCAAAAGAGTACCTTATCACGTTGTTAAAGGAGAAAATAACACACCTCGTGTACAAATTGACGACCGTAAATATTCTCCACAGGAGATCTCAGCAATCACTCTTCAGAAAATGAAGAAAACAGCTGAAGACTATCTAGGACAAGAAGTTTCGGAAGCAGTTATTACAGTACCTGCATACTTTAATGATGCTCAACGTCAAGCAACAAAAGAGGCAGGAGAAATTGCAGGATTGAAAGTACGTCGTATTATCAATGAGCCTACAGCAGCAGCACTTGCTTATGGTTTGGATAAGAAAGACGAAGATATGAAGATTGCGGTATTCGACCTTGGTGGTGGTACATTTGATGTATCTATCCTAGAATTGGGTGACGGAGTATTCGAAGTAAAATCAACTGACGGTGATACTCACCTTGGTGGAGATGACTTTGATGATGTAATTATCAATTGGTTAGCAGATGAATTCCAAAAAGATAAAGGAGTTGATCTACGCAAAGATCCAATGGCACACCAACGTTTGAAGGAAGCTGCAGAGAAAGCAAAGATTGAATTGTCTAGTGGAACTTCTACTGAGATCAATTTACCATATATCTTCCAATTGGACAACATGCCACAACACTTGGTTAAGACACTTACACGTGCACAATTCGAGCAGTTGGCTGATGATCTAATTAGAAGAACTCTAGTTCCTTGTGAGAATGCACTTAAAAATGCAGGACTAAGCTCATCTGATATTGATGAAGTTATTCTAGTAGGTGGATCGACTCGTATCCCAGCTATCGTGGATAAAGTAAAAGCTTTCTTCGGCAAGTCACCTTCAAAAGGAGTTAACCCTGATGAAGTTGTAGCTGTAGGTGCTGCAATCCAAGGTGGTGTATTAACTGGAGAGGTAAAAGATGTACTTCTACTAGACGTTACACCTCTTTCTCTAGGTATTGAGACAATGGGTAGTGTGATGACTAAATTGATTGAAGCGAATACTACGATTCCTACAAAGAAATCACAAGTATTCTCAACAGCCGCAGACAACCAACCAGCAGTAGATATCCATGTATTGCAAGGTGAGCGTTCTATGGCAACTGATAACAAAACAATTGGTCGTTTCCAATTGGCTGACATTCCACCAGCACGTCGCGGTGAGCCACAAATTGAAGTAACATTCGATATTGATGCTAACGGTATCCTTCACGTATCTGCAAAAGATAAAGCAACAGGAAAAGAGCAATCGATCAAAATCGAAGCTTCTTCTGGTCTTAGCGATGAGGAGATCCAACGTATGAAGGACGAAGCAGAAGCTAATGCTGAATCTGACAAACTTGCGAAAGAGAAGATCGACAAGATCAACCAAGCAGATAGCATGATTTTCCAAACGGAGAAGCAGTTAAAAGAGTTTGGTGATAAACTTCCTGCAGATAAGAAAGCGCCTATCGAAGCAGCTCTTGAGAAGCTTAAAGAAGCGCATAAAGCAGAAGATGTACCAGCAATTGACGCAGCTACTGAAGAGCTTAACACTGTATTCCAAGCAGCATCTCAAGAGATGTATAATGCAGGGGCAGGACAAGAATCACAAGGTGGTGCTCAACAACAAGCACAACCAAACCAAGGTGGTAAAGATGATGAAGTAACTGATGTTGACTTCGAAGAAGTCAAATAG
- a CDS encoding phage integrase SAM-like domain-containing protein, whose amino-acid sequence MGKSNVEKPFEAKTVATRFCSPYCTNKSGRKRKKQAKEAELKQTLLEKSIDKIADDRKEWYIYLESYPVFVPGKIKPKRIREYLNRGVTTVEWDKKRTARTNSNGEKTYKPKRNDNGIIVCRNEIDTESILFADGVRKLRQREYDHADLYNETESEKAEHREKSQYNFIEYFEKLIFKRHANRSKSIQVNWQRTNELLKIFAGEIILFSQLNIATAEDFKLFLFSAPMGGNKKGTISHNTTATYYSIFKSALKQGNCI is encoded by the coding sequence ATGGGAAAAAGCAATGTGGAAAAGCCTTTTGAAGCCAAAACTGTAGCCACTCGCTTCTGTAGCCCTTACTGCACAAATAAATCAGGAAGAAAAAGAAAAAAACAAGCGAAAGAAGCGGAACTAAAACAAACATTGCTTGAAAAATCCATTGATAAAATCGCAGATGATCGAAAAGAGTGGTATATTTATTTGGAAAGTTATCCGGTATTTGTTCCAGGTAAAATAAAACCCAAACGAATTCGAGAGTACCTCAACAGAGGTGTTACTACCGTTGAATGGGATAAAAAAAGAACTGCCCGAACCAATTCGAATGGTGAAAAAACATACAAACCCAAACGCAATGATAATGGTATAATTGTTTGCCGCAATGAAATTGATACAGAAAGCATATTGTTTGCAGATGGTGTTCGAAAACTACGTCAACGCGAATATGATCATGCTGATTTATATAATGAGACAGAAAGCGAGAAAGCAGAACATAGAGAAAAATCACAATATAATTTCATTGAATATTTTGAGAAATTAATTTTTAAACGTCATGCCAATAGGTCAAAATCCATTCAAGTCAATTGGCAGCGCACCAATGAACTTCTAAAGATATTTGCCGGAGAAATAATTTTGTTTTCACAATTAAATATTGCGACAGCTGAAGATTTTAAACTCTTCCTTTTTTCAGCTCCAATGGGAGGCAATAAAAAAGGAACTATTTCTCACAATACTACTGCAACCTATTACTCAATTTTTAAATCAGCCCTTAAACAGGGAAATTGCATTTAA
- a CDS encoding ISAs1 family transposase, whose protein sequence is MNLALGNNYDNQFTKYFLPLEDPRRTQKGNFMYPLVEVLFLSLSAVLCGFQTNDDIQQFGELKIDWLRKFYPFTEGIPSHDTIGRVFRHLNPTLFNECFIQWVSSLTELTSGQVIGIDGKTIKGSANAKKNAIHVVSAFASMNGLCIGQVTTAKKSNEIIAIPELLGLITIKGMIVTIDAMGCQLDIAKKIIENQGDYILQVKGNQEKTKEEIEIQFNTDLVCDSNMVEEYGHGRAETRICEIIKDIEDIPVLSKWTEIKSLIRITTQVFEPSMQKERAEVRYYISSLNTTAEKFNQFIRSHWAIENNLHWTLDVTFNEDKQQRKKNHAAENMNMLCKMALNILKLDKDNKKSMKWKKNRAICIDEYREKLMSLIHSPVKLIPERVSSLQF, encoded by the coding sequence ATGAATCTAGCACTAGGAAATAACTATGATAACCAATTTACTAAATACTTCCTTCCTTTAGAAGATCCAAGACGAACACAAAAAGGTAATTTTATGTATCCACTCGTAGAAGTATTATTTCTTTCACTATCAGCCGTACTATGTGGTTTTCAGACCAATGATGATATTCAACAATTTGGCGAACTTAAGATTGACTGGCTTAGAAAATTTTACCCATTTACAGAAGGAATTCCTTCACATGACACAATAGGTAGGGTATTTAGGCACCTTAATCCAACACTCTTTAATGAGTGTTTTATTCAATGGGTGTCTAGTCTAACAGAACTCACTTCAGGACAAGTAATAGGTATAGATGGAAAAACTATAAAAGGTTCAGCTAATGCTAAGAAGAATGCCATTCATGTCGTATCAGCCTTTGCTTCAATGAATGGTTTATGTATAGGTCAAGTAACCACAGCGAAGAAAAGCAACGAAATAATTGCCATACCTGAGCTACTAGGTCTTATAACCATCAAGGGGATGATTGTTACTATAGATGCCATGGGATGTCAACTAGATATTGCTAAAAAGATCATCGAGAACCAAGGAGACTATATTCTGCAAGTAAAAGGCAATCAAGAGAAAACAAAAGAAGAGATTGAGATTCAATTCAATACGGATCTTGTTTGCGACTCTAATATGGTCGAAGAATATGGTCATGGAAGGGCCGAAACACGTATTTGTGAGATAATAAAAGACATTGAAGATATTCCAGTGTTGTCTAAGTGGACTGAAATTAAAAGCCTAATTAGAATCACGACACAGGTATTTGAACCATCAATGCAGAAAGAAAGAGCAGAAGTCCGTTATTATATTTCATCCTTAAATACTACAGCTGAGAAGTTTAATCAATTCATTCGTTCCCATTGGGCAATAGAAAACAATCTACATTGGACATTGGATGTCACTTTTAATGAAGACAAACAGCAACGTAAGAAAAATCATGCTGCTGAGAATATGAATATGCTTTGTAAGATGGCTTTAAACATATTAAAGTTGGATAAAGACAACAAAAAGTCAATGAAGTGGAAGAAAAATAGAGCTATTTGTATTGATGAATATAGAGAAAAACTAATGTCGCTTATACACTCTCCTGTAAAGCTTATACCCGAACGGGTATCGTCTTTGCAATTTTAG
- a CDS encoding M48 family metallopeptidase codes for MNSLKGIGEMEEQIKYGTSVIEYTLEFAKRKTLGIKVYPDKSVRVIAPMDTSIEKIKEKIISKAGWIIKQQDFFLTFHPYTPARKYISGETHLYLGKQYRLKIFESDKEKVKLQAGNINVFVKSKADKYKIEKLLKKWYKNKADSHFQKLFEECIPFSKQFYTGEPVLKYRWMDKRWGSCDKRGQIHLNLELIKAPKKCIEYVIIHELCHLAHLNHSTEFYKLLDKQYPDWRTTKDRLEKLLV; via the coding sequence ATGAATTCTTTAAAAGGAATAGGAGAGATGGAGGAGCAGATTAAATATGGAACATCAGTTATTGAATACACTTTGGAATTTGCAAAGCGTAAGACGCTTGGCATTAAAGTTTATCCAGACAAATCTGTAAGAGTTATAGCTCCTATGGATACCAGCATTGAGAAGATAAAGGAGAAAATAATAAGTAAAGCGGGCTGGATCATCAAACAACAAGATTTTTTTCTCACTTTTCATCCATATACACCCGCCCGAAAGTATATCAGTGGAGAAACTCATTTGTATCTAGGTAAGCAGTATCGACTGAAAATATTCGAGTCCGATAAAGAAAAAGTGAAACTGCAGGCAGGTAATATCAATGTCTTTGTAAAAAGTAAAGCCGACAAATATAAAATAGAGAAACTTCTAAAAAAATGGTACAAGAACAAAGCAGACTCTCATTTTCAGAAACTGTTTGAAGAATGTATCCCATTTTCAAAACAATTTTACACTGGGGAACCTGTGCTCAAGTACAGGTGGATGGATAAACGTTGGGGGAGTTGTGATAAAAGAGGTCAGATACATCTCAATCTTGAACTCATAAAAGCACCTAAAAAATGCATTGAGTATGTCATCATTCACGAATTGTGTCACCTGGCTCACTTGAACCATAGTACCGAGTTTTATAAATTATTGGATAAACAATACCCTGACTGGAGAACAACTAAAGATCGATTGGAAAAATTGTTGGTTTGA
- a CDS encoding HsdR family type I site-specific deoxyribonuclease — translation MGTPSFLEDHISQLPAIQLLINMGYQYVTPTQAVKWRGGKASAVLFENVLRTQLKKINSIYRKGKEYEFSDANISAAILAIKDLPIQNGFINANAALYDQITLGKAFEQSIGGDKKSHTLHYIDWKNPENNSFHVTEEFSVLRTARTDHYRPDVLLFINGIPTVIIECKSPSLSGTKSPTDLAVEQHIRNFSKDGIRSLYVYSNLLLSLATNDGSYATTGTSKEFWAKWKEQFTNKKAEEDYWTSLKELKNKPLSENNKTDLFSDRFKYVKNYFDTLEQEERPLTKQDELLYSLCQPKRIVDFIRNYTLYDDGTKKVARYQQYFAVNETLKRVSDFDNTGKRRGGVIWHTQGSGKSLTMVMLAQMIASSSEISNPKIILVTDRIDLDDQISDTFKKCQKEVNQAKTGSHLVDLINDSGDAIITTIINKFEAAVKQCKKPFMSPDIFVLIDEGHRTQYGSFNVSMQRVFQNACFIAFTGTPLMKKEKSTANKFGGYIGKAYTVNDAVEDGAVVPLLYEGRHNLITLNSEPINRFFDKVSEPLSDYGKIALKKKFNTINELNKADQIVYARSWDISEHYTDFFQTNNDAYKPKAQLVAPSIKTALLYKHYLDEIGKVTSEVVVTQSDQRKGTTDGFYNVNEEKEREDAYFKAMIDKYGDIRKYEKSIINQFKNREDPEIIIVVAKLLTGFDAPCNTVLYLCKSLKEHTLLQAVARVNRVFPGKDYGYIIDYYGNLENLDGALSTYSGLEGFEEGDLEGSMTNLNEELKKLPQSHSELWDIFKTLKDKNFEATAYEEFLSPEDIRNKFYEKLSTFSRMLKIALSSVDFMTNTAAAKIENFKSDAKFFLKLRVDVKRRYNDEMSYREFEPQIQKLINKHISTEGEIMKITELVNIFDKDERESEVGKLVGKAAQADHIASRTIKAINVKMQEDPVYYRKLADLIKDTIEEYHHKRMSEADYLNKAKAFEDKFFKGRSDDAPAQLINNEVALAFYNFSKTIFEDVDLLKTPFHIEVSLVIDNTVKEYIYLDKKKIVDWHRNNDVTGKINIELGDAIYDLFQKYDLDTNWDKIDNLIEECMKIAILKYK, via the coding sequence ATGGGTACACCATCATTTTTAGAAGATCACATTTCTCAATTACCAGCAATTCAACTGCTCATAAATATGGGGTATCAATATGTAACGCCTACACAGGCGGTTAAGTGGCGGGGAGGTAAAGCCTCTGCGGTATTGTTTGAGAATGTTTTGCGAACTCAGTTAAAGAAAATTAATAGTATTTACCGTAAAGGAAAAGAGTATGAATTTTCTGATGCTAATATTAGCGCTGCAATTTTGGCAATCAAAGATCTTCCAATTCAAAATGGTTTCATCAATGCAAATGCTGCATTATACGACCAGATTACATTGGGGAAAGCTTTTGAGCAAAGCATCGGTGGTGATAAAAAAAGTCATACCCTGCATTACATAGACTGGAAAAATCCTGAAAACAATAGCTTTCATGTCACCGAGGAGTTCTCTGTGTTGCGTACTGCTCGTACCGATCATTACCGACCCGATGTATTGCTCTTTATAAATGGCATCCCCACCGTTATTATCGAATGTAAAAGCCCATCATTAAGTGGCACCAAGTCACCAACAGACCTGGCTGTTGAGCAACATATAAGGAATTTTAGTAAGGACGGGATTCGTTCTTTATATGTGTATTCAAACTTATTATTGAGTTTAGCCACCAATGATGGTAGTTATGCCACAACAGGTACCAGTAAAGAATTTTGGGCAAAATGGAAAGAACAATTCACCAACAAAAAAGCAGAAGAGGATTATTGGACTTCTCTGAAAGAACTTAAAAATAAGCCACTCTCCGAAAATAATAAAACAGATCTGTTTTCTGATCGATTTAAGTACGTCAAAAATTATTTCGATACTTTGGAGCAAGAGGAAAGACCGCTTACCAAACAGGACGAATTGCTCTATAGCTTGTGTCAACCTAAGCGTATTGTCGATTTTATTCGAAATTACACCTTGTACGATGATGGCACTAAGAAAGTGGCTCGTTACCAGCAATATTTTGCGGTAAACGAAACGCTAAAAAGGGTGAGCGATTTTGACAATACAGGTAAGCGAAGGGGCGGAGTTATTTGGCACACTCAAGGAAGTGGTAAATCACTCACTATGGTAATGCTGGCTCAAATGATTGCATCAAGCAGTGAGATCAGTAACCCCAAAATCATATTGGTAACCGACCGGATAGATTTGGATGATCAGATTTCAGATACATTTAAGAAGTGTCAGAAAGAAGTGAATCAAGCAAAAACGGGATCTCACCTAGTAGACTTAATAAATGACAGTGGTGATGCTATCATTACCACCATCATCAATAAGTTCGAAGCTGCTGTTAAGCAATGTAAAAAGCCATTTATGTCTCCCGACATCTTTGTGCTGATCGATGAGGGGCACAGAACGCAATATGGCTCTTTTAATGTGAGTATGCAGCGAGTATTTCAAAATGCGTGTTTTATAGCCTTTACAGGTACGCCTTTAATGAAAAAGGAAAAGAGTACTGCTAACAAATTTGGTGGCTACATAGGCAAGGCATATACGGTAAACGATGCTGTTGAAGATGGTGCAGTTGTCCCTCTTTTGTACGAAGGGCGACATAATCTGATTACTCTAAATTCAGAGCCAATTAATCGATTCTTCGATAAAGTATCTGAACCATTAAGTGATTACGGGAAGATTGCTTTAAAGAAGAAATTTAATACCATAAATGAGCTCAATAAAGCAGATCAGATAGTTTATGCCAGGTCATGGGATATTAGCGAGCATTATACCGATTTCTTCCAAACAAATAACGATGCATATAAGCCAAAAGCACAGCTGGTGGCACCTTCTATTAAAACCGCTTTGCTTTACAAGCATTATTTGGATGAGATAGGGAAAGTAACTTCTGAAGTTGTTGTGACGCAGTCTGATCAACGTAAAGGAACCACAGATGGGTTCTATAATGTGAACGAAGAAAAGGAACGTGAAGATGCTTATTTTAAAGCCATGATCGATAAGTATGGTGATATCAGGAAGTATGAAAAAAGCATTATCAATCAATTCAAAAATCGGGAGGATCCTGAAATTATCATTGTGGTTGCAAAACTTCTCACAGGCTTCGATGCGCCCTGTAATACAGTTCTTTATTTGTGTAAATCACTAAAAGAGCATACCCTTTTACAGGCTGTTGCTAGAGTTAATCGTGTTTTTCCGGGTAAAGACTATGGTTACATTATCGACTACTATGGAAATCTGGAGAATTTAGATGGCGCACTAAGTACCTATTCGGGACTAGAAGGTTTTGAAGAGGGTGACCTTGAAGGCTCGATGACCAATTTGAATGAAGAGTTAAAAAAGCTACCGCAATCTCATTCGGAATTATGGGATATATTCAAAACTTTAAAAGACAAAAATTTTGAAGCCACAGCTTATGAAGAATTTCTGTCTCCGGAAGATATCAGAAACAAATTCTATGAGAAGTTAAGCACTTTTTCAAGAATGTTAAAAATAGCATTGTCTTCTGTTGATTTTATGACGAATACGGCTGCGGCAAAAATTGAGAACTTTAAAAGTGATGCTAAGTTTTTCCTTAAACTCCGTGTGGATGTCAAAAGACGTTACAACGACGAGATGTCGTATAGAGAGTTTGAGCCTCAAATTCAGAAGCTCATTAATAAACATATTTCTACCGAAGGCGAGATCATGAAGATTACCGAATTGGTAAATATCTTCGATAAAGACGAGCGTGAATCTGAGGTTGGAAAATTGGTGGGAAAAGCAGCACAAGCCGATCACATTGCCAGTCGTACAATTAAGGCTATAAATGTGAAAATGCAGGAAGACCCTGTTTATTATCGAAAATTGGCAGATCTTATTAAAGATACCATAGAAGAGTATCATCACAAACGCATGAGTGAAGCTGATTATTTAAATAAAGCCAAAGCCTTTGAAGACAAGTTCTTTAAAGGGCGTTCTGATGATGCCCCTGCCCAATTGATTAATAACGAAGTGGCTTTGGCATTCTATAACTTCAGTAAAACTATTTTCGAAGATGTAGATTTACTCAAGACACCTTTTCATATTGAGGTGAGTTTGGTAATAGATAATACCGTTAAAGAATACATTTATTTAGATAAGAAAAAGATCGTCGATTGGCACAGAAACAATGATGTGACAGGAAAAATAAATATTGAATTGGGTGATGCCATTTATGATCTATTCCAAAAATATGATTTAGATACCAACTGGGATAAAATAGACAATCTTATCGAAGAATGTATGAAGATTGCAATCCTTAAATACAAATAG
- a CDS encoding restriction endonuclease subunit S: MTIYNENKTGYKKTKIGWIPEVWEITRISNIVASIKSGVSVNSTDRTKLNNEKGILKTSSVYNGIFIPDQNKAIISVQELIRARLNPKKDSLLISRMNTPDLVGACAYVAKTEQDLFIPDRLWLTELNNKIVNARWFNFLLNSQYYRFQIKNRATGTSNSMKNISKESFTGIKIPLPPLAEQQKIAEILSVWDKAIEHIQNLIGQLKLRKKGLMQQLLIGKSRLPGFSGEWESCPLGSYISATLRPVDKPSFNYLALGLRSHGKGVFHKENFDPDSIAMDTLYEVKEYDLIVNITFAWEQAIAIVDKQDEGGLVSHRFPTFTFNEGKAFPHFFRYFVLQPRFKYLLNLISPGGAGRNRVMSKTDFPKLEVKIPPYMEQQAIAKVIAAADEEIQIHESYLSQLQTQKKGLMQQLLTGQKRVN, from the coding sequence ATGACAATATATAACGAAAATAAAACAGGCTATAAAAAAACTAAGATAGGTTGGATTCCTGAAGTGTGGGAAATAACACGAATCTCAAATATAGTAGCTTCAATAAAATCTGGTGTAAGTGTTAATTCTACAGATAGAACAAAATTGAATAATGAAAAAGGTATTCTTAAAACTAGTTCTGTTTATAATGGAATATTTATTCCTGACCAAAACAAAGCAATTATTTCAGTTCAAGAGTTAATAAGAGCAAGATTAAATCCTAAAAAAGATTCGTTACTTATTAGCCGGATGAATACCCCAGATTTGGTAGGTGCATGTGCATATGTGGCTAAAACAGAACAGGATCTGTTTATCCCGGATCGTTTGTGGCTAACAGAGTTAAATAATAAAATTGTCAATGCTAGGTGGTTTAATTTTCTATTGAATTCCCAATATTACAGATTTCAGATTAAGAACAGGGCAACTGGAACAAGTAATAGTATGAAAAATATCTCAAAAGAAAGCTTTACTGGTATTAAAATCCCTCTACCCCCTCTCGCTGAACAACAAAAAATAGCAGAAATCCTTTCTGTATGGGACAAAGCCATTGAGCATATTCAAAACCTTATTGGGCAACTAAAGCTTCGGAAAAAAGGATTAATGCAGCAATTACTAATTGGTAAGTCACGTTTGCCTGGTTTTAGTGGGGAATGGGAAAGTTGTCCTCTAGGTAGTTATATTTCAGCTACTTTAAGACCAGTTGATAAACCGAGCTTTAATTATCTAGCTCTAGGTTTGAGAAGTCATGGTAAAGGTGTTTTTCATAAAGAAAATTTTGATCCTGATTCTATAGCAATGGATACATTGTATGAAGTAAAAGAGTATGATTTAATTGTCAATATTACTTTTGCTTGGGAGCAAGCCATCGCTATCGTTGATAAACAGGATGAAGGTGGATTGGTTTCACATCGTTTCCCAACATTTACATTTAATGAAGGAAAAGCATTCCCTCATTTTTTTAGATACTTTGTTTTGCAACCACGTTTTAAATATTTGCTTAATTTGATTTCACCAGGTGGAGCGGGTCGAAATAGGGTGATGAGTAAAACAGACTTTCCAAAATTAGAAGTAAAGATTCCTCCATATATGGAACAACAAGCTATAGCTAAAGTCATAGCTGCTGCTGATGAGGAGATACAAATACATGAATCATACTTATCTCAATTACAGACACAGAAAAAAGGTCTGATGCAACAATTATTAACGGGTCAGAAAAGGGTAAATTAA